A region of the Lycium barbarum isolate Lr01 chromosome 1, ASM1917538v2, whole genome shotgun sequence genome:
AAAATACCTTTTGAGTCTGACTTGGTACCAAAGCTTTTGTGTTTGCTTAATTAATTAGGCGTTTGTACACATGCGGCTTCAAATTATGATTTGAAACCAGGAAAAACCAGCATTTAAATATGCATtttatctcatgatttcaaataaTAGTTTGAAACTCCAAATTAtctaaaaaggcatgatttgaggtttcaaaaattttaaatataaaatttgacccataaatttatattttattaaaaaaaagacccataaattggtaaatatttttagcaATTACTCCCATCAACCATTTAGtaacctcattaacttccaccaatctttatttatgtctaccatgtggaAAGATtattgtatacgggtaaaaccgaggatacgGGCACGCTCGGTTTCCCGTTGTCATGGTTATGCTCGGTCACGATACGACCGGATCATCGGGAACGAGGCATCGAGCTCGATCGGGGATGAGGCGATAAAGGAAGGGCGGTTAATTGTCATAAGGagaagaccgaaatatccgccCTCAACCTTATATTTCGGCATCGATCTCGGTAACAACTGTCACCggatttcttttctttatttagaattgtactagagttgggactcctctactatataaaggggTGGTTCCCATCCATTAAAGGGGTTGGCAACAGAAAGACAGAAAGGGTTCATATCAACAATCATAAGAATCCTCTAAAACCATTTCGATATGTTCTTAAGTTCATCTTTATTATTCATCGTGTAAGTACTTAACAGAGGGTATCGACGTCGGTTTCTATACCCGAGGCCATACATACTTAATAGTTGGTCAGATCTGCTTCTCTATTCATTTATTGGCTTATCTCGCAATTTAATCTTGGattgaatttagccacatatctttggcatcacgcataaatttaattgttctccgttttaaggttaaacagtttggcgcccaccgtggggccttaGATAGTAGTGGCAGTTCAATACAATATTCTGGTTACGCTCGATATTTTACACTTGTTCTTTAAGGTTTGATTTCAGGTATACCGGAAATGTCGGATTCCCATTCTCCCAATTTCTAAGTGCAACCAAGCCATCACGAGCATGACGACGGGGACGTACCAAACAACAACGCGCGCCCCGTTAATCCTGTTCAAGTACGATCATCAGTGGGTAACGTACCGGCCGGCGAGAATAACGGGGTCATGCTGCAACAACTCCAAAACCAGTTAGACATGGCTATGGCTCAGTTGCAGGCCCAGCAAGAGATCATAACCGGGGTTAGGCACCTGATATTGCCCCATCAGAACAGACCCAGGATACGGAGGAAAGGCACGTCCCACGGGAAACAAGAACTACCCCGAGAAAAGCAGTGAACTGTTAAAAATGCTCGAAGAATTGACGAAACGAGTCGAGTTTTGTGAAAAGAAAATAGAGGCAAACAACAAAAAGGTGGAGAACTATAACTCGAGGGTCGATCAGATTCCGGGGGGCCCACCAGTGTTGAAGGGACCGGACTCGAAAAAATTTGTTCAAATGCCATTTCCGCCGAGTGCGACACCGATGAAAATCCCTAAGAGATTTTGCATCCCCGATATCCCGAAGTATAATGGGACGACAGACCCAAATGAACATGTGACTGTATATACCTACGTTATTAAGGGAAATGATTTTACCGATGACGAAAGGGGATCAGTGCTACTTAAGAAATTTGGTGAAACCCTGTCAAAAGGGGCGATGATTTGGTATCATAacttgcccgagcattcaattgaTTCATTTGCCATGCTCGCTGATGCTTTTGTCAAGGCCCATGTCGGGGCCATCAAGGTCGAAACACGAAAGTCAGACTTGTTCAACGTCAAGCAACGAGATGACGAGACCCTCCGTGAGTTTGTGGCTCGATTTCAAATGGAGCGCATGGACCTACCCCCAGTCACTGACGATTGGGCCGTTCAGGCTTTCACCCAAGGGCTCAATTCAAGGAGATCGATCACATCTATAGAGCTAAAGCAAAATCTGATAAAATACCCGACGATCGCCTAGGCTGATATACACAACAGGTATCAGTCGAAGATCAGGGTCGAAGATGATAAGATTCTGAGGGCTGCTTCGATATCATGGCATTCCGATAAAGGGAGTGATCGTTTGAGGAAAGTGGTAGATCGGGATTTGA
Encoded here:
- the LOC132616897 gene encoding uncharacterized protein LOC132616897 — encoded protein: MKIPKRFCIPDIPKYNGTTDPNEHVTVYTYVIKGNDFTDDERGSVLLKKFGETLSKGAMIWYHNLPEHSIDSFAMLADAFVKAHVGAIKVETRKSDLFNVKQRDDETLREFVARFQMERMDLPPVTDDWAVQADIHNRYQSKIRVEDDKILRAASISWHSDKGSDRLRKVVDRDLRSSYDRYQPYPLDRRGNRRSSESGKNDRRNDRGQSSRGLINRNAVDKASGNRETPRLSEYNVCVDVATIAAVVIRNKETRHPRPIQSDPEKRDKNLVYKYHHPQGHRTEDCRQLREEVAYLFNLGHLREFLSERAKTHFKNLDSNKQDRPEEPQ